The sequence GCTGGTGAAAGACGGCATCGAGTGGATCAAGACCTATCCGACCGGCGACGCCGCCGCGCCCGACGCGAACGATCACCACACGCTTTGCATGACGTTCGAGGAGATGCACGCCGTCGTCGAAACGGCCCATAATCATGGGCTCAAAGTAACCGGCCATTGCCGCGCAACCGAGGGAATCAAGAACGCGCTGCGCGCCGGCTACGATGCCGTCGAGCATGCCAGCTTCATCGATGACGAAGGCTTAGAACTGTTGTTGAAGCGCGACGTGCCGTGCGTGCCGGCGCTCTATTTCGAGTTGGCGAGCATCGAGCGGGGGCCGGAGTTCGGCATGTCGCAGCGCGTGATCGACGGGCATCGCGAAACGCTTGAAGGAGGGGCCGAGAGTGCGAAGCGCATTCTGCGCGCAGGGGGCCGACTCGGCATGGGGGGCGACTACGGTTTCGCTTGGAATCCTCACGGCGACTACGCGAAGGAGCTCGCCTTCTTCGTCGAATACGTCGGCCTTACGCCGCTGGAAGTGTTGAAGTGCGCGACGAAGACCGGTGCCGAAATTCTCGGCCGTGGTGCGGAGATCGGCACGCTCGAAGCCGGCAAACTCGCCGACATCCTCATCGTCGACGGCGATGTGGTCGGCGACGTTCGCATCTTACAAGACCGATCGAAGATTCTCGCCGTCATGCAAGGCGGAGTCGTCAAAGCGGGAACATTGTCGCGCCCGTCGGCTTAGCGAATCGTGCCTGCCGGAAGATCCAGCACGTGTGCGGCGGCGAAGCCGTTGCCGAACGTTTGGAAGTTCTTCAACGTCCAAACGACTTGCTTGTCGCGCGTGACCTCGAACA is a genomic window of Planctomycetia bacterium containing:
- a CDS encoding amidohydrolase family protein yields the protein MKIAAGTTVIRNGRLFDGTGAPPVADGVVVVAEGRIAYAGPAAAAPRTSPDVRSLDARGGTIMPGLVEAHFHPTYFDVAALEDLDIKYPVEYVTLLASANAKLAVECGYTAARSGGSLFNIDVWLKKAIENDLIVGPRLASSGREICGAAGLMDWNPDYRKIGMEGLVLIVNGPHEARAAVRKLVKDGIEWIKTYPTGDAAAPDANDHHTLCMTFEEMHAVVETAHNHGLKVTGHCRATEGIKNALRAGYDAVEHASFIDDEGLELLLKRDVPCVPALYFELASIERGPEFGMSQRVIDGHRETLEGGAESAKRILRAGGRLGMGGDYGFAWNPHGDYAKELAFFVEYVGLTPLEVLKCATKTGAEILGRGAEIGTLEAGKLADILIVDGDVVGDVRILQDRSKILAVMQGGVVKAGTLSRPSA